The Glycine soja cultivar W05 chromosome 15, ASM419377v2, whole genome shotgun sequence region TTTGTCTATTTGATATGTTGATTATGTTCACAATATTTATGCGCTCGTCAATTGGGCTAGTTAGGTATAAGTTGCATAAACATCTAGGACAATTAGAACACTATTAAATGCAATAATTGTGACGTATGTCGTCAGTGATGAATTGTtaattgttgtttttagaaGATGAATTGTTGTGCttgcattcttttttaaaaataacagcagaagtacctacaaaacaacacctaactattttttttctgtaaaaaaaaacttttttttttcaaaccaaaAGTATTCTTTAGAAACCTGTTAGGATCTTTATGAacaataaagttttattttcaaatatttaatacagcCACTTGAGACCACATTTAAGTTGGAACCCATGcctatccaatttttttttattttaatttcggcaacaaagttaaaaagaaatttccaagctaatcaaaatcaataatttatcgATAACTTGGGAAGCAAAACAACCTAGTTTTCATAGGAAAAACAGTTTTAAATTCtacactttattttaaaattcagtaTCCACTATTAAAGTAACATTTATATAGTTaaagaagataagaaaaatagaattataAGTGTAaagaacttatttttttattggtttttagccctatatatatattagaagaaaacatcattattcttcccaaaaataatattaataagatGATAAACTAATATGTTATATAGGTATGTCACCCGATGCATACCCCTAGCTAATTTATTTTgtgccaattttttttataggtttGGATTTAAGAAATTACACTTTTGCAAATAAAAAACACTTGATATATTTTTAGGATGATTTGAGTGGTCGCAATTCCGATCTGATGTACGTAATATATTCTTtcaaaaagtataatattttaaacaattgaGTATGAATGATGCATTCTTTGGCTCAATGGATTGTGttttatataatatgatatcatatttatattaatattatttatcttgaaatatattatataatatatattaatagtaaTTGTATACTAGTAAtgctttaattatatattaatattaagacgtgttttaattttataaataaaagtcaGTACGGAACTTCCGgtgacttattttattttatgtgaacgTATAAATTAAACAAGTTTAATGTCAATACAATAACTAACAGTGTAAAACACAGTTTTAtagtattgttatttaattataaaatatttttaaattattttaaaataaacaaactcATCGGACATGATAAATTGTAATTGAATgattatgtaaaatattttatataattaatgtataatttatttttctcaaaattaaatcaattaaaataccTAGCTCcagtcaaataaaattaataatcattaaaCTGCACCAATTTACCTAATTTATCcatttaattggtttatttgaatttatactAACCCTCCTACCGCAAATAATAGAGATTGTTAGGTACACCGATCCCTATTTTCCTGTTAAATTTCTGGAGCCGAAAGCAACGGAAGCATAGCAATGGTGCTCATTAATCACTCTGCAGACTTCAGAAATTCTAAACCAATTAACCAAGCTGTGGAAAAACTTCTGTGGAAGATCAATTACTCAAGATTAAAGTCCAGGAGGGGACAAGTCAGTAGTGTTGGCAATATTGATTAACTGATTAAATGTTTCgattttttatagttttgtgGACATAAGGAAAGTGCCAAtttctccatctttttgttCCGTGTGATTTCTTCACCATTATTCGTTGGCCACCACAGATGgttaatcaattaatcatttaattgctaaattattgtgagttgttttaatttgttggtACATACAATTTCAATatcccaaaaagaaaaaaatcgaggaaaaaaaaaaactgcactATCAACGTAAAATAGAGGTAAAGAGGAACCGCCAATTTCTCCATATACTTGTACGGTTTATTTGGTTCTTCTGTATTATTTAATCGTGATTATTCACTGGCCAGCATAGatggataattaattaattcataggAAGGCATAAAAATACAGTGCTTTTTAGATGGAAATACAACTCTCGCAATAAAAACTTTCTAATTATTGATTCCTTACAAAATTGATGTAAACGAAATGACTGGAGATATTAAACATTTGGCATATATTTAATTGAGTTTAAttacttgtttgatttttatatctttaagATCTAGATCTGTACGTTTTAGTTATTATGTCTAAAAAACACTCATTTTAGACCACATGAATTACTGGTTTAAGTTTATCTATCAAAAAATTATCTGTTAGCGCAAAAGTTAGttattgaattataaatatttagctaaataatatattaaagtagttagaaaaggtaaaattacataaaggataaaaataataaaatcttatcttatatagaaaaatttaaaagaaaatctaataaatatttaaagataaaaagataataaatataaaatattagaaatgaaatttttaaaaatactaattcaagttgtatttcaaaatcattaaaaatggCTAAAAGAACTTGTTTATCAcagtgaaataaaattttcaatcaataaaataaactaaaaattaactgattatttaatctcatttaatttagtgattgttataaaaaaaactgtatGAATAAGGCAGTTTAAAAAGTAATGTGTTGGGACTAAATTGGTTTAAAAAGTATAGtgtaagattaaaatataaagattaaacgagtaattgtgttttttttctttctaaatcacATATACATGTTATATAAGATCAttctatttgaattaaaaatgtcAATAGTAAGGTGCAGTTGCATCCTTTTTAatgagattttttaaaattatttataaggcTTTTAAACTCGgtaatttatataagaaaacttaaatatgtttcacttaaattaattactcattaataattaacttataattttttcctaTCGTTTAATCAtcataacaatttttttcttaaaaaataaaaataaaatcatcgtaacaattttcttaaaatattttaataacacacaattattttataaattattcgcTTTTATTGGATGGTTTATTAGCAGGTTTATTTTCTACTCCGCAAAAGACGTTATTTAAAAGTGATTCTCTATTGTttaaaataagagtttaatgATTATGTATTAAGAGccattcaattataaaatacgtttctattactttaaaataattattttaaaaatcaattaattattatacatagtaaattataattgaatgattatataaaattttttatataaatttttttatactatatttaagcggttttctttcttttaaattcatgtcatttatcaatatatttcttatataacacacataaaaaaaattacactgttGCATAATCTTTTTCTCTTAATAAAAGGAATTCTTTAAGtggctttctttttttcttttaaattcgtGTCACTTATcaatatatttcttatataacaaacacataaaaaaatattctaatttaaattCACCCGGATCAAAAAgctaaaataaatcattttaggccttataaagttataaaaaaacgGATTGAcacaaaaatcaattttcatcaaaagttcaaaacaaaatattgaaaaatattatgctTTTATCAGGACACCCACATCCACACCCAGACGTGCTTTATCATTTCTCAATTTCGCCACCGCTGTTTTGTTCTTTGACAATGGTATTTCCCCAACAGAACACACTCTACACAATAAAAACTTAattgatgcatatgtcctttcTTGTTCCCTGGTAGCTTCTTAATTTTCGAAATCGCTATTCTATTGGAGTTTCATTTCGTTTATGGATGCAATTTTCCTCCAACTTGACCAAAGTGGAGAGCGTTCAACTAAGGAGGGTCCGAACCTTTTCAATTGGATAAGGGTAACAAGAACAACAATAATTACAATTACTATGTTTTTTGTGGTGGGGTGTATGAAAAAATAAGCCTTTTCAATTGGGGTGATCATTCATCTATGGCCACGAATGCTGTTGAAAATGGGTGGTCTTGATCATTCATCTATGGTCTTGATTTCCGGTGAGAATTACTATATTGTATTCTCTTGGGGATGAGTATGAAATGGCTAGATTAGAAAGGTGAGAAGACTAAGTTTTTAGTTCATGGTGACAACAACGTAGAGAGTGTCATGGTTACCAATGGCAAATGACAAGCTGATGTGATGAGGATTAGAAATGAGAAAGCACgtgattcactgatcataattttaatgaattgatTCTAGTCattagattaatttattttaacagattagatttgatgTAAGTTTTAATCTCTACACTTGGTGTAAACATATCCTATCTCTCTCTATATTTAGGAAAAGGGTTGGAAGAGTAATAGTCAAGGAAACATGAGACCCAAAAGGGAAGATCATACCACCAGACATTTGGTGGATTTCGTATAATCCTCGTTAGAAGTAGCTGAGTTGGCAAAATGTTAGTGGCTAGGGAGTAGATGTTGTCTTGTCTAGgaatatttcatttttgttatgtaGTGTTGTTTTCGTTTTATTTGACATCATCATTGTTGATGCTTATATATAGAATCATAGCTTGTAatggaaaacaaagaaaaatgatacaaatttccttttctttatctTGGAGGTTACCTAGTCCTCGAAACTAggtttttctcttccctcttcTTTTCTGTTCCtaacaaagagaaagaagatgTTGATCGAAGTTAAAACCTAAAGATTTTTGTGGAACCGAAACCTATAgtctttttgttattaaaaaccaattgttaaaacttttattttgtgACCGCTAGGAACAACTGGTATGCAGCAACAAGAAAGCGGGCCCAATAATGAAAGGCCATCTAAGCAATGCGAATGACAAGGGATTGTTTGTGTGCCACGAAGGTTTTGATTGAAACTGCAGGCCCAACTTGATTAGCGCACCTCACTCTATGAAGGATAATCGcatagataaaaagaaaaaaagagaagtggGAAAGAACTTTATAATAGTCACGACTCACGAGCCTTCAAACAAATTGGATGCACATCTATAAAGATGTCTTTGAGAAGTGAGGAAATCAATGTGCTAGTTTTCCAAGCTAAGATGTGTGCCAGTGTGCCACATCTATTAACCATATTGCTATATGGTTGATGAAATTCCTAGGAGTATGGACTACTAGTTTTTGACGAATGTTATGGGTGTGACTTTCCCTTatagctagttttttttttgctttgttgTTATTTCTTCTTGAAAAGAAAATCTTGTCATAAATCacattgatttaaattatatgtATGCAATAACGTAGGGTTTAATGTAAGTGTAATATATTTATAGTTTGTTTTGATGTAGTTTGATTTTGAACGTGagaattgaaaattaaactaaatcaaaccattcttttaaatattacatttaaaaatattataataaaaaatgtatatattttataaacaaaataatataatcaaaattataaaatagtaaaaagaaatattaaataataattttactaaataaataaataataaaaaataaacaacacgTACAACTCATTaaatataaggataaaatgtcTTTTTGGATACATAGGATAAAATGTCtttataatttcatttgttttcttatttttattaatctatacaatacatgtttttattctatctctattttatttttatattatattttttctcttttttcttcttctctattTCTTTCATTCACATAAACATAGGGTTAAGAGATTCATAGCAATGAATCATCAACGGTCACTTACAATAATGATAAGATACAATGTtctgaaaaaaacaaaaaataaaaagttaatatatgtattttctaaactctaaataaaattgttaacaTGGGTTGGTACATCTAGTCAAGTCTTGTAACTTGTGTTCAATTATTAGATTTTTCCTGTTGATGGGCAATATGAGAAGTTTTTTCCTCCATCTAATAGTTGGGCTTTGGTTAGAGTTAAATTAAACGGCTCCATTATGTAATGTGCAATGTTCGGCATTGCCGCAAATTCTGGACAACTAGTTCTAAAACGAGTAACTATAAGTTCAATCGGTGTGTTGGATGCACCAAACACAAACAGTTACCCATTCAAGGCAACCTGGTAGAAATCCACAAATCACTATTCTTTTTAAGTCCTaactatttattagttttattctttataattaaatcactttttcaaacattaaaacgtaataaaatttagaattgacaaaattaaataaagacttttttatttttattttttgtgttgtcTAATAATGTCCATCAAacaatatagataaaaaattatcttataactCAACTGTTTATCCTTTACTGCTATTCGTGTATTATATTTCAAGTGTCCCGTGTTTTGtatgaatattaatttttttttatatatttttatgtatttttctattaaatttaattaacaaaaaatatatattaatgtataCACACAATAGTTAacgatattaatatataataaaatattaattgttataaaaattatgccaaaattttgtattatatatatatatatattatattttcatataaatgcATCAACtttgtgtttttataaaatttgatactttataaaaaaatgtatctccatgaattttattttatattcaatatattttctatatttttttattaataattttatacattaatgTATACAATAGTTAacgatattaatatataataaaatattaattgttataaaaattataccaaaattttgtatgatatatatatatatatatatatatatattcgtaTAAATGCATcaaatttgtgtttttataaaatttgatactttataaaaaaattatctccatgaattttattttatattcaatatattttctatatttttattaataaatttatatatttttaattgaagaaatttatacattaatcaaataagttaattataaaatcttatttaattgaataaataggaaaaaaagtttatttggaCTAAAAACGTATTAGAAATGAGTGAATGTTATTATTCAAATGCATGTTCTTTAACATTTTAgcatatttttatcaattaaagtttaagtatgattaaaaaatttaatattttctttttatatttcattcttataattttaattacatgatGCAAAACATGAATTTACCCTTGGTTGTAAAACTAATATAACTTAATACATATTGTCTATAAAAGATATGTTGTTAACTAAAAAACACCAGTAATTAAAAGAAATGAGATAAACTGATTGGTCATTCTTCATagtacattattaaaaaaatattataatcattattaaaaaaatactaaaagaggaatcaaataattgatcaagaataaaaaatccaaaaaaagaattgtttgtatttaataaaataataatatatctttaagagaatgaataataaaatagaatatatttacataataaaataagattgatttgaattaataattaaattaaataatatcatttaatactttttagGAAATAAATATGGAATATCAACCCTTCCTTTGCGTGACGCAAAATATAGTTAAACAGAAATACAaactaaaaatggaaaaaaggaAATGATAATTTGAAGATAATAACTGGTGTGTGGGATCATGAGATCTTACGGTTTTGCATGTGACAGATATAAATATCCGtttcttattgttcagattgaaAAGGTGTAGGATCTTACTAATAGTAGTGAAATGTATTAAGCTTCTACTATGCAGACATACATGGACCGAATCTTAATTAATACTATCACATGCTaactaacacattttttttaaatatatttattattattaatattattatctgaattctattacaaattataaagttttatagaccttaataaattttaacaaacatTATATTCCGAGAGTGATTGAAAAAGAATAACACTCTTCTAAAATTAATGAAGACTAAACTGCAGCACCATGGATTATTCATTACGAGGGCATCTTGATGTTTTTGCAATGTTCCGCTCTACATTTCCTATTATCTTcaatggaaaagaaaatgatagtACCAGCATATACCGTAAGATGTGGATTGATGTATACATTAAACTAATTTGCTTCTTTATCATTCATAGCAGACAACGACATGGAAACTTGGAGAGAAACAAAGAGATTAATTACGGCATTCTTCGTAGTCACCCCCTCATTAATTTGGCCGGTAGTGTTTGGTGATCTTTTAGGGCTTCTTTCAAGTTTTCCACAACTTTTTTTCCACCCAAAAACCAAAAATTCAGGCCAAGTTAACATGAGTAGATTTATGATTTCTCATAGCATGTACATATATGAATATTTCAGGCATATATTAAAGAGGCTCAAGGTAATATATGCGCAATGTATATGTTTAAGTAGATTTATGACTTCTCAAAGCACATCGACTCGGTTGTAGTCTGAACTGACTGAACATGAGTTTAGGTAATATAGGCGCAAAGTATCAAATAAACTAATTTCGAAAATCGTAGGAAGTGGGAAAGCGTATCAACCAAATTGTTACGAGGTTAGCTTCATCTATATAACGATATGATACCGCAGGTCTGGTCGTCTGGACATCGAGTTGGTTCAAAATTATAAGTGTTGAGTGACGTAAAAATGAATATACACATTTATAAATTGTGAATCATATGTTGGTTTATAAGAGTAAAGTCATCGTgcctatataaaaaattgtcaataaaaattaatctagTTGATAAAGATCAAACTCATTTCACAATAATACAGATTTAAATTCCACTACTGATGTGAGGACCTTATCAATTGATGGGTGATTTGTAAATATTTCTATAAACACTTATTGAGCTTTAAGATATGTCCTCATGATCTTGGTGAGTCCCaaaatctaatttattttttaatttttctgtaaaaaaatgcCTATAAAAAGGGTAATATTGTTGTATTAcattatcaaatattatattattatttttggatcttaTATAGAAGAATCTAGTTtacagtttattttttatagtttatagtTCGATTccttcctttgaaaaaaaaaagtttaatttgatttggttTGGATGATCAAAGAGAACTTGAAACTCAATCCATAAAAAGACATTAAATCCAACACCCTTCAAGTGTTCTATCTTAAGTCAACTATCATCCACTCCATCTTAGATATATCTCAAATACATACAAAATGACATTACTTATAAATAGGAGTGCTCACATGGGTTGGAAAGGTTTAGGTATAGgacaaaattaaattcaaattgattatatttaaatagattgatttggtttggattttaaaaaaaatcatttaatttgtaCCAAACCAATATgaccaaaatcaatttgatttgtTATTGTAAATCCTTAGTATCAGAGTTTGATTATtccctttgaaaaaaaaaagtttgatttaatttggttTCGATTATCggattatgattaaaaatatagttatatTTTCAAGTTTTTATCTCTACTTATTGTCTATCTtgcataaatatttaattcatgATATTAAcagaaggtaaaaaaaaaacatttttttgttcttaattaaatatctaattatttattttatgtaacaTTTAATGAAGCTGTCGTGGGCTCAAGGATTTAATTGCATCTGTGTTGACTCCAATCAAGAATCATCCTTGCTATAACTTGGTTGAAGATATTCGTGCGGTGCATGGGCGTATTAGCAATGTTTCTTGGAATTGTGTGTTTAGAGATGCTAATCAAGCTACGGATGGGATGACAAAGTAAACTTTGAGTATTACCAATGGTTACCATGTTTTTGAGACTGCTCCGGATTGTATTTATGGTGTTTTGAGGGATGATTCAGTTTTGAGTTTGTCAACCAAAATGTCTTTAATCCtctgattttttatttactaaaaaaaagaccGATAACTTCATTCATGTTCATAGTTCGATCACATATTtatgtttatgaaaaaatatttattaaaaaattagttccttaaataaatcttaatatttTGAGGAATTAATACTTAGAATTAGGTGTTTGATGTGTATTGAGTGTATCATGACAATAATGAAAATTGAATAtaagttttcatgttttttattgataaattattaatttttattagtaaaagacattaaacttataattatttttctcttttaatcattCAACCTACCATATCTCTTATACCTCTGATAATAGTTTTCATTCATTTATCCCAATCTCCACTGCTAGGCCTTGGGTAAGTGTTTGACTTGGCATAGGTAAGTTGACTACCTCGCTGGAGATTGTTGGAGCAAGATAAGTACTTGAGAAAAAAGAAGATCACAGCGCACTGAGTCAAAATTATTGGGCCGGAACATTATGCTAGTTGAAATTGTGGTCGTGACTGTTGGATGTGGGTTACATATGCAATAAACTAACTAGgcctctttttcttttactagAGTTGTCTTATCATCTTCTGCCCGTTGACTTCAACGATAGAACCATAAACTTCTCCGGGTAATAACTGTTAGGTTCACGAAAgacacaaataaaattttgaaagcttctgcagtaaaaaaataaaaaattgaaagatcatttgttttctttaactTGCTTGTCCTTCCGTTGACTCTAtgcaaaaaaaaactacttaagCTTATCCATGCATTAAATTGTTAGTGTCAGATAAGGTATGTATCGAGGTATTAAGTGCTGAGTTGATTTAGTTAGCTAGGCAACTATTGACCAAGTCTTGATCGAGTTGTGTGGATATACTTTAGGATAAAAAAGGtgttaaaaaatgaaagttgTGAAGATTGTTGCATGAAGTTACCAATGGTGGTTACCAAAATTTATTAGCAATTTTGTTTCCAATGCCTTAAGGGTTGATTGTGTTTGTACTGTATAGCTTTCCTAGAGAGGTTTCTGTgccttaataatattttttcattaaaaaaaacacttgtctTTTAGGCAGCAAAATTTTAGAAACTAGTCGATAGAAAGTTTATCTATAAATAGTAGTTTATATAATGTTGTAGGGGGTTGGATCTTTTGCTTCAAGAGACAAATCAATGAAGCCTTAGCCTATTACACATGAATACGCCGCTCACGTACGCAGAATCTTGGACACATTGAGAAGCCAATGTGTGTAACTACTCGCAGCCATTTAATTCAagttatttttctcttattttctttcatttggcttttattatttctttttcattttcaatcgaACATGCCTATGCTTGTGGTCACCAGACTGCAACAAACGTACATCGAACAAAAAATGCATTGTAAACTTATCAACTTGTCGATCCTATTGAGGACTGGATTCAAGTCACACATCACCATAAACAGatattcaaatcaatttttgaaattgtCATGCATGTATGTGACTAGAGTTTCTAATTACCTTCAGGTCGAGTTTAAACTTAAGGTTATAACAAAAGGAACCATAATATAAAGCacgtcatattttttttttttttatataccaaTGAACTTATTAATATACTAAgtgaaattaagcacaagtagtgCTCACTTTAGCTAAAAGAAAACCCCACCTGACACCTCAATTATTGGTAAAACTTACACGGCATCATTCTTGAATATCCAACGCAGCAACACATACGCTCTTGAATTAAAAAGccaactaatttaatttttatttttataaacaaatgctaatttgttagaatgttaattttgttaacagAAAAGATgcgatttttattttcttttcttctgccTTAACTATCCAATAATCCACTTTTTATCTCCCAAAGGCAACTAAATTTCAATAACAATAACGTATGTAACTTGCATATTGGATGTTAATAAaagaagagggagagagagaatttagagtgaagaaaaaagaaaaagaaaaaaatgcaacaGAGGGTGTGAAAAAATGGGAGGAAGGAATAAAAACTGAATGtaaaggaaaaaggaagtaaTAGATGTTGTGGCTCCCCATTTCATTTGGAAAAAAAGTTGCTCATATACTAAAAAATGGGGTAGAGAAGGTGAGTGTATAATAACAACTCATTTCATTTGTGTGCTAATCACGTACGCGGTACGCCAGACATGATCTGTATAATGATTTTATGTGGGGAAGATTACTGTGTATTCTGTTCCACTCTATCTACCATATTTCTTCTTCCTTAAATGTGGATAACTATATCGGCTAACCTACTACCACTGGccattttcattttgttgtagAATTCCACAACTGCTGCAATTACAGCGTAAACTAGCTGgccttatatataatataataatatataggctgcttaaagaaattaaaatgttgATATAAAAGGTGTCCTATTATGGAATAAAGACTTACACACCAGAAAAACTATTCCTAACACATGCTCATAGTGTGACTAGTGCTTGCTTTGTTTCTTGTAATAAAGGTTGACACGAAAGCTTCAAAGAGATAAGTTTGTTGGGGGTTGAGCTAGCCAGCCAATTAGTTATACACTAAACTAAACTACTGAGTATTGACATTTTGACTCTTAGGCCTCTCTACTCTTCACACGCCCCACTCATTCTCTCATTGCTCACTCTCACTCCCTTGTTATAAAGTGTCACACgtttatttgaatttcaaaccCATCAAATTCTTTCTAACTCTTACGTCTGTTTTCTCTGctctctctttctctaatgGAGTTCCTCAGTTTACTTTATGGTGCTATGGCATTGTACTTCTGTTTCCTGATCTGGAAATTGTTTGATCAGAGAAGGGACCAAGAGTGCTACGTATTGGACTACCAACTTTACAAGCCAAGCGATGAAAGAAAGCTTGGAACTGAACGCTGTGGGAAGATCATAGGGAGGAACAAGCACTTGGGTCTGAATGAGTACAAGTTCCTCCTCAAGGCCATTGTCAACTCTGGCATTGGTGAGGAAACTTATGCCCCAAGAAACGTCATCGAGGGTCGTGAGGCAAATCCAACATTGGATGATGGTGTCACAGAAATGGAGGAGTTTTTCCATGGCAGCATTGAAAAGCTTCTTGAAAGGTCAGGAATTTCCCCCTCACAGATTGATGTGCTAGTGGTGAATGTTTCTATGTTCGCTGTTGTTCCTTCCTTGACTTCAAGAATCATTAACCACTACAAGATGAGGGAGGACATAAAGGCCTACAACCTCACTGGGATGGGGTGCAGTGCTAGCCTCATTTCCTTGGACATCATAAGGAACATTTTCAAGTCACAAAAGAACAAGTGTGCTCTTTTGGTGACTTCCGAGTCTCTAAGTCCAAACTGGTACAATGGCAAGGACAGATCAATGATTCTCGCCAACTGTTTGTTCAGGACCGGTGGATGTGTCATTCTCTTGACAAACAAAAGGTCCTTGAAGCAAAGGGCCATGTTCAAGTTGAAGTGCTTGGTGAGGACTCATCATGGTGCTAAAGAAGATTCCTATAGTTGCTGCAATCAGAAGGAAGATGAGC contains the following coding sequences:
- the LOC114387304 gene encoding 3-ketoacyl-CoA synthase 12-like: MEFLSLLYGAMALYFCFLIWKLFDQRRDQECYVLDYQLYKPSDERKLGTERCGKIIGRNKHLGLNEYKFLLKAIVNSGIGEETYAPRNVIEGREANPTLDDGVTEMEEFFHGSIEKLLERSGISPSQIDVLVVNVSMFAVVPSLTSRIINHYKMREDIKAYNLTGMGCSASLISLDIIRNIFKSQKNKCALLVTSESLSPNWYNGKDRSMILANCLFRTGGCVILLTNKRSLKQRAMFKLKCLVRTHHGAKEDSYSCCNQKEDEQGKLGFYLAKNLPKAATRAFVENLRVLSPKVLPTRELLRFMIVSLIKKLSQTSSLKSSGGGSSKSPLNFKTGVEHFCLHTGGKAVIDGIGKSLDLCEYDLEPARMTLHRFGNTSASSLWYVLGYMEAKKRLKKGDRVLMISFGAGFKCNSCLWEVMKDLGDHTNVWSYCIDDYPPESLANPFMETFGWINNVEDATNFKLPDLFLK